Genomic DNA from Hordeum vulgare subsp. vulgare chromosome 2H, MorexV3_pseudomolecules_assembly, whole genome shotgun sequence:
CTCGGTGACGGCGGCGAGAGCGCATCCACCTATGatcgggaggagggagaagtaAACCGGCAACGGGAAGTGCTCGCCGAGGAAGAACCTCGAGACGAGCACGCTGAAGGCCGGCTCCGCGCTCTTGATGATGTGCGTGAACGACACGGCCACCTTCGCCATGCTCACCGTCGCCGCCACGTGCCCGATCGTGTGCGCAATCGCCACCTGCACGGACACAAAAAATAAAGAAATCCCGATACACGGGCATCAGCACATCTAGAACACGTACAGGCCGGTGAGATTGGCAAGAAGAGGGCGCGCCGAGAAACCATGCGCATGCGCACGCTCACCGGAGAGAGAGCCTTCCAGAAATCGAGGTCCGTCTGGGGCGCCTCGGCGATCCTGGTGGCCCAGGACACGAGCATGATGGCGGAGCCGGCGGCCAGGGACAAGGTCGACGTGAGCCACGGGTACGGGAACGCATTCAGCACCTTCTTGTTGTATATGTTGAAGATCACGTTCAGCGCCCACCACGTGGCGAAGTAGACCCCGATCTTGGCGCTCTTCGCGGCCTCCGGCGCGGCCGCCGTCTCCACCGGCCGCGCGCCATCCGCGGTGGCTGCAGGGGGCGCCATTGACGCGGCACGGTCGTTGCGGGTCGCCGCCAGGAACGGCTCCTGGCGGTACAGAGGCCGCGCCGAGAGGGAGAGGGGACGACGGACGGCgttggggaggggagggaggtggACAGGCTTGAAGGCCAACTTGGTTGTGGTACCGGTACCGGCGGACGCCGGGGAGAACTtcacggaggcggcggcggcggcggccagcaTTTTGGCGGAGGGAGGCGCGGCTAGTGATTTCTTGGGGTTTGTCTGGGTGTTGCGGTGGTATGCGCCTGCTGCGGTTTTGTGCCTCTGGTTTGTGACGGTGGAGGGGGAGATGGGGATGAAGAAGGTATTTATGGTGAATGCGCGAAGGAGAAGGGAGGCGGTTTGGCCAGTTCATGATCTTTTCACCACTGGTTTTAGTACCTTTTTTAGAtgcattttttttgtttattcGTTAATTCGTTTCCTATTTTCCTGCAATATGATACTAGAATATCTTGTGAATATTCTTATTTTTTATCCtcttctatttatttattttttagcaAGAAGGCTTAAAGGTACGTCCCTACGAGGAGTTTCTTACAAGAACATAAAATTATAGAcaagtcattgaagaaattggtttCGTCTTCCTTCTCTATCTATCGGTGACGCACCGTGAGCAAAGCTTGTTCTTGAGCATCCATCTTACtatagcaactttgttgacaCCTATGAGCTCATAGTAGTAGCGGGGAGTGAAAACGGTTGCTCTTCCTTCTCCCCCTTCCCTCCCCACCCGTATCACTCCCATGAGTATCCTGAAGGGGAAACCCTAGCTGCCAGCACATCTCTCCCCTTTCCCTCTCTCCCTTCCATCGCCGTCATCGGCTCGCGCTGACGGGCGAACCCCTGTCGACGTCGGCAGCAGTCGGGCCGCTCTTTCCCTGCTCGATGGCGGCATACATGGGCTGGTGAGGTATGAGAGTGGTGCTGGACTGGTTGAGGGTGCAGCGGCGTTGCGACAGACAACAACTACGGTGTGAAGGGCTCCGTGGTGGTGGGTTGGTGCGTGCGGTACGCCCAGAGGCATGGTAGTGGATTGTGGGCGCGATGCGGAGGTGCACCACCCTTGGCCGCGCGGGTAGCAGGTCGGTAACAAACATGGAGCATGCTCTCGGGGCCTCCTCGTCGGTCCTTGGAGCGGATATGAGATGGTGGTCTCCTTCCTCGATCCCCTTCCTGCCTCGACTACCCATTACTACTCCCTTGCTTGTTTGGCTTGACCGAGTGGCTAGATGGGGATGGGAGGTACGGTGTTGTGGATTGGGAGAATCCCTTAGCTGGCTACAACCACCACGATGACGGTGGTGCCATGGGCATCATTCCCCTTACTGTATGTGGCATTGAGATCCTACCTTGCCCTCCACCTCAGAGTCCCGGGTGAAAACCCGAAAATCTCCGGACTAGGTGGCGACGACGCTCCAACGCCGTTAAACTTCTTGAAGACGCCACCTTGGGACTCTAGAGTGTCGGTCGGGACTACGGTGTTGGTGGGACACTACCGGATTCTAGAGAGAAGGTCCCGCTCGGCTGCTTGCGGTTGACGTTGGTCCTTGTGAGAGGCATGGTGATGCACAGGGTGCTGCATTGCAAGGTGAGGTTGTTGTGCTGGTCATCCTCTCCCTCACAACCCGTTGGTCCAGGTCATATGAGCTCGAGGGTGAGTGGCTTTACCTGCCGACAGGTGCGTCTTCCTTCGATCCAAGACAAGGCGGCATGGGGCCTTCTTTGCCAAAACATCTATGATGGCCTCATGTGAGTTGATGGAGTGTGGTTTTCCTCTAGTGACGGGGTGCTACCTTATTTTGGTCATATCGATTGCATGATCTTAGTTCAcgaagggccttgatctacaagcTTGTCCTTGGTCCATTCAGACCTTGTTAGTGGCTCCTTCGATATCATGTATCTTCGTTGTATTCTTTTTTTCCTTGTTGTAATGATCGATGTAAGTTGGGTTGTGGCTTTACTTATAAAGTGAGGTGAATGCCTTTCTCATTGTAGAAGTAGCGAGAGGAAATCCATTGATGTAAATCAGAGCATACTTTTGTAGTTTTGTTCGTTTCCATACCTTCTAGCTATATAATTTATATATCACTTGAAAATGAATAGGATTATTTATATATGAAATAAAAATAGAGATGATTTTTTAAATACATTGAATGGCTTTTAATATCTAATAGTGATCATCAAGGGAAATAATATACAGTACAACGAAAAGACAAGGCACAAACGaacaatagaaaaataaaatcacATAAAAAACATACTAGCTGCTTTTTTTTTTATCATAAGCCTTTTGTTGGAGCATTAAAAAAAAACTTTACGCGCAAAAAAACAAGAACACTAAACCGACAAAAGACACCTGCAAATGTCCTTTGTTATATACCAAGCTTTAGAAATCGAAAGAGCCACTCCTTGGTAGAAAATGAGATGTAATAGCCGCCgagcttaggccctgtttggaaccacccagattatataatctggtttttataatctattgtatttccaaacaggacaatttatattgtagattttataaactagatgatcagattattataatctcataatctcctctaccccagctaaaatgagattatggatTACAAATGACGTGTTATCCTTGTAAACTTTAAGAGAATTACGCAGTGCCACCGccacttttttatttttccttgtaaactaagggcaaacatgtcattgtacaatttaaaagctggtttacagtttatataatctgtcctccaaacatgcccacctagattatttaTATAAACCATattatataatctatgttcataatctagattattataatctattatggtttcaAACAGAGCCTCAGTCCCATGGTTGGTCATCCTCTCATATGACCTACTAATCATCGCCTTATAAACTATTGTTTCACGGACTAGATAACCCTAAACCGCCGTGCAAGTGGCCTCTTTGGGTGGATTTCTTTTGCTGCTTCGTAGACAGGGAGGTATTAGCATCGGTTGTTGTCCCCACTCCAAAGGTCAAGAACAGAATTAGCCCGTCTTATTATGAATCGAAAGGACATTATTTTTTCAGGAAATCTCTAGCCAAACCTCTTTACCTGCTTCGCGTGCTTCTAGTCAGAATGGTGCGTTTGACTTTACAACAAAGCGTGAGCCTGCAACACTCATGCATGCCTTGTACTCCTAATACTATTATTCTGCACGTTTAAAAAATTGACAAAAGAAATGGCCTAGCAACGTCAATATAGTTGTTCTATTCGGAACGAGTGGAGTTTCCATCCGTTGATCTATGAAGACCGGGGGTCACCCTCAGTGTAGCAGCCTGTTCCTCAGTTGTAttccttccgttcctaaatacaaaacttttagatattgcactatgaactacatacatatgtatatagacatattttagaacgtagattcactcattttgcttcgtatgtagttttctagtgTAATCTTTAAAATGTATTATATTTTAAAATGGAGGAAGTACTGTAATAAGCCGCATGTGTCTGACTTTTCCTTGGTACCAGTGTTTTGCACCGTCGATTTCGAAAGTTGCTGGATTTTTCAGAAGGAAATTGCCTCACCGGACCAGCAAAGGCAGCAAGGGTACAAAACCCTCTCAACCACCGCATGCGCATGGACATGGTTGTCAAATCCATGCATGCCGCCGGCAATGACGGCATGAATCTGACCACGGTTTTGAGCCGTCGGCTGGGGGAGACGAAGGATCTCACAACGCAACGCCACCTACCCAGCTCGCGAACTGGCCGGACGAAACTTCGAGGCAAGCCCGCCTGGAGCGTACTCTGCGTCGTCCGGGTCCAGGACCATGCATGCTCTGGAGCCTGGAGCGAACGACGCTGGCTCGCCGGCGTGTCGCTGTCCGGCGTATCCGAGGTTGGCCCTCCGCTGTCGGAGGGGTCGTCCTCCTCCCGGCCTCGCGACCGTTGGTGCGGTGCCAACCGGCCGATGTGCTTCAGCCGGGGCGCGAGATGCCGAGACGGGTTTAGCAATTAGCATTAGCGGCGGAGGGCGCTCGAGGGCCCGCGTGGCGCACCCCGGCTCGTGCACGCGTTCCTCACCGTTCGTGCGGTTCCTGACCACGTGGGTTGTTGCCTGTCGTCGCGTTCTAGTAATTCGTTGCCAcgatattttttcttttgtcacGGAGCGAGATCGATCGTCCGTCATcgcacgttgttgttgttgttgttggtctggTCGTCGCCGATTTTGATTCACTCGTCCGTCCCGGTTGCTTTGGCTCCTATATTTGGACGATGAATTGGTGACCAAGAGATGGGTTTAACAGCATGCGTTGGTGTGCTGGATGGACGTTAGGCAGTTCAACTGCCACGACGTACTACTACGTACTAAGAATTTAGCCGACCAGGTTATACATACAACACACACACCGACCATCCAGTGACCGATACACGTATGAACACGTAGCTAGCTCGATCGCGTCTGCTACGTGCCGTACCTGTTTCGTTTCGTTTCGGTTCGGTTCGTTTGCTGCATGTGCATGTGCCTGACGCAAAGCACTCGGCACGTACGCGCGTCGGTTCGTTTGCTGCATGTGTGCATGTGCCTGACGCAAAGCACTCGAGACGTACGCATGCGCGATGTAGCCCCACACGGACACGTCCGGCCACACCTACCACGCAGCCTCGCGTCCGTTCCTTGAGAGCCATGCACGCGGGGTGCTGTCACCACTTACCACGCAGGCTACGATTCCCTGTGCCCGGAGAATTTTCCGTCGACGACACACACAGCGTGCGTGTGTTTTGTGCTGGCCTTGCACCGCCACTCGATCAGTGACGGCGCGGGGGACGCACACTCCGCGCTATGTTACGCGCACGGTTTCCCCGTTTCGGCCCGTGCATCCACCGATCGATCGCGCGTCTTATAGCAGGAGCAGACAGTAGGCCATGTGCGGTGTGCCGCCCGGCCGGCATGAGGGAGAAACCGTCGACCATTTAGGCTTTGTTTCAAAAGTCctgagactttttttagtcctaaCTTAAAATTCCCTAGTCTCTATCCGTTTGTTTCGAGGGACtaaaggtcattaaatgacatgtaaaaagaccatgttacccctgacCAGATTATTAAATAACACTTGTTCATAAGCAAATATTACAAAAGCAAAGAACTCTTGTTCACAACACTTGTTCATAATGAAAGATTATAGAAGCAAACAACACTTGTTCATAACACTTGTTCATAAGCAAATATTACAGAATCGAACAACACTTGTTCATAACAACCGAACAAGGGCCTCCCACGCCCTCTGAAGCCTCCACCAACGGAAGCTGCGGCAGGGGCGACGAATGGACGTATGTGAGCGCTGCTGATGCTCACAGACCGGGTCAAGCCTCCTCCTCCCTGAGACACAGCCCTACCACGACCAGGGCTAGCCGAAGGAGGATCATGGACGGCTTGTTCGTCAAGGAGAAGCTGCTGGTAGGAGCCCAAATCGGGAAAGTCATCCACGTTGCTATTCAGATCAAAAAAACCGAATCCCCTTCTCAGATTGCCGTCGGCGGAGGAGCCCTGGGATGCCGGTTGATGCGAGCGGAACAGAGAGGGGAGCTGCGTCTCGTCGTCTTcatccatggcggcggcggccgagggcACTGGCTGCGGCGGCCGAGAGGACTGGCAGCGGCGGCCGAGCGCACTGGCAGCGGGAGGGGAAGGGACGAGGGCACTGGCGGCGGCAGCCGAGGGCACTGGCTGCGGCGGCCGAGGGAACTGCTGGCGGCCGAGCGCACTGGCAGCGGCAGGGGAAGGGACAAGGGCACTGGCCGCGGCGGCTGAGggaactggcggcggcggcggctggtgggAGAGGCGAGCGCGAGCGGCTGGTGGGAGACGCGAGCGGCTCGCAGGACGAGCGAGCGGATAAGGCTAGAGACGCGACGCGATGCGGGGCACGGTaggaaaaagtcccaaaaagtccctcccaCAGGTACTTCTCCAAATAGTCCCAAACACCCcactttagtccctaaaagtccctcctgtttgtttcacatgagactttttgggatttttttagtccctggaaacaaacacccccttacTCTTTAAGTGCCGGTTCACAGCCAGATTCTGGGACATCACACTACGGCTCCGATTGGATTGGCGTTTCACAAAGTCATACACGTGTAAAAATTATACAGATCTAGATGCATCAGTTTTTACAAACGAAAATCAATTAAGATCGCTATAATACCCCTGTAAAATATATACATGTGTATAAAAATACACTGATGCCAAACGGAGCCTAAGCATTTGGATACCCGAATCTGCTATTCGAATCCGAACAAACCGAATTATCTAAAATGTTGGATAATTCAAGTATCAGGTTAGGGTTAGGTTTTTATTTTCTTGCTATTTGATTTTCGGGTTAGAGTTTGGGTTTCAGTGTGCAAAACCCGAAATACCCATACTATTATTACACTCAACTATTACCCATATAATCTGaattattcatatcaaaagttaATATGTGCTTCGAATATTTTGTTTTTTGGGGTACCCGAATAAC
This window encodes:
- the LOC123426144 gene encoding glucose-6-phosphate/phosphate translocator 2, chloroplastic-like yields the protein TASLLLRAFTINTFFIPISPSTVTNQRHKTAAGAYHRNTQTNPKKSLAAPPSAKMLAAAAAASVKFSPASAGTGTTTKLAFKPVHLPPLPNAVRRPLSLSARPLYRQEPFLAATRNDRAASMAPPAATADGARPVETAAAPEAAKSAKIGVYFATWWALNVIFNIYNKKVLNAFPYPWLTSTLSLAAGSAIMLVSWATRIAEAPQTDLDFWKALSPVAIAHTIGHVAATVSMAKVAVSFTHIIKSAEPAFSVLVSRFFLGEHFPLPVYFSLLPIIGGCALAAVTELNFNMIGFMGAMISNLAFVFRNIFSKKGMKGKSVSGMNYYACLSMLSLVILLPFAFAMEGPKVWAAGWQNAVAEIGPNFVWWVAAQSVFYHLYNQVSYMSLDEISPLTFSVGNTMKRISVIVASIIIFRTPVQPVNALGAAIAILGTFIYSQAKQ